The sequence GAAGACTGGGTCTCCATAGGTCATTTCCTCGTCTTCAGGCTGAAGCACAACATCCAGCTTGAGTAAGCTCCCGCCCCCCCGTCTACTCGACTAATTTCTTAATTGAAAAAATGAGATCTTTTATTCGGAAAGGTTTGGGAAGGAAGCCTGCGCTGTGCGTAAAGAAGTAATCGAGATTGTCCTTGCTCTGGATCAACCCTGAGATGAAAATCGTATTGTCGGCAAGCTCCTTATCCATCACCTTGAACTCATGATGCAGTGTCAGACCGTCCATATCGGGCAGGTTGAAGTCGATTATGGCCACGTCATAAATGTTGTTCTTGACCAGGTCGAGGGCCTCATGACCCGTGGCTGCTGCATCGACCTCGAAACCTTCACCTATCATGACTTCCGTCACGAGCTCTCTGATGTCTTTTTCATCATCTACGATGATGATCTTTTTCTTGTCCATGTTACTGATATATTATCCTACTCGAATTCCAAGTCAATACCTTTGTCATTTTAATAAACCCCCTTTTATTCTATCGGCGGCGCGTGTATCATTTTTCTTTATGAAGAAGGGACGCCTTTCCTCTATCTCTCGCTTACTTAAACTGAAAGATGCCATCCATCCTGAAGAGAATACCTGGTTCTTTCTCCTCGTCCTGGCTATAGGATTCTGCGGCGGTCTCGGTGCCATCCTCTTCAGGTCCTGCTCCTCCCTTCTCATGAGGTTCTACTCTGGTTCTTTCGAGCTCTCTCTTCTCGACATCGCCATGAAGTTATCGCCGGTGATGAAAATTCTCGTTCCCGCCATGGGAGGATTGATTGCCGGTCTCGTCATCCACCTGTGGCTCAAAGGGAGGAAAGGAGAGGGAATTTCGGAGATCATGGAGGCTCTCTCTCTAAAAGGCGGGAGCATCCCACTCAAGAACGTATTTTTCAAATCCATCTCATCAGTCTTTCTGATCTCGACAGGCGGCTCCGTGGGACGAGAGGGTCCCATCGTGCAGCTCGGAGCCGCTTTTGCTTCAGGAATCGGAGATTTCCTGAATGTGCCAAGAGATAAGCTGCGCATCCTGATCGGCTGCGGCGTAGCGGCTGGAATGTCTGCAGCATACAATGCTCCCATAGGAGCCTCCTTCTTCGTCATGGAGATCATCATCGGCAATTTCGCCATGGAGGTATTCGGTCCTCTCGTCCTCTCATCCATTGTAGCCACGCTCGTCTCGCGTACCTTCATGGGAGCAGGACCTCTCTATGCCATTCCTCATCTCTACATGTTGAACCCATGGGAGCTGCTGGTGTATGCCCTGCTGGGACTGGCTTGCACACTTGTTGCCAATCTCTTCATAGTTTCCCTGCCTTTCTTTGAAAGGATCCTTAACGTCATCTCACTGCCTCTCTACATCAGGTTGGCTGCAGGCGGAGTCTTCCTGGGTTTCATGGCCTTCACAACCCCACAGGTCTGGGGGAATGGTTACGAAGGAGTCACACAGATCTTAAATGGGGAGATCCTTCTCCGTTCGATAGCCTCCCTTCTATTAATGAAAATCCTGGCAACATGCATCACCGTGGGATCGGGGGGATCTGGCGGAATCTTCACTCCAACGCTCTTCCTGGGTGCCTGTCTTGGAGGTATCTTCGGAAACATCATGAATAGCTATATCCCTGAGATCAGCGGTCCCGCCGGAGGCTATGCTCTGGCAGGGATGGGCGGAACGATCGCCGCGCTAACCCATGCTCCAATCACGGCCATACTCATCCTATTCGAGATGACCCAGGAGTATGACATGATTCTTCCCCTCATGCTCACCTGTGCAATCGCAGGGCTATCCTCGCGCGCGCTCAAGAAGGAATCCTTTTACACGGAAAAGCTCTCTCAGAGAGGTATCAAGCTGGAACTCGAGTTCGAGGAGATTGCCCTGCGGTCCATCCGCGTCGAGGATATCATGAGAAAGGATGTCAGACTCACTCCGCAGGATGCCCCGCTGGAAGATGTCATGCGTTCGTTTCTGGCGGGCAGGAGCAACTACCTTTACGTGGGGGACTCGGCGGGAAACTTCATCGGAGTGATCGACCTGCACGATATCAAGGAAAGCCTCGCAGAAAGAGAACCAAAGGAGTTGGTCATCGCCTGGGACCTGGCCAAAGAGGTGCCGACGGTAACGGCAAGAGATTCCATCGCCGACATCATGGAGAAGTTCTGGTTTCAGGAGATGGGTCATCTTCCGGTCATCGAAGGGAATGGTTCCAGAAAATTTCTTGGAATCATAACGAGGAGGGATGTTATAGGAGCTTTCGACAGGGAGATCCTGAAGAGGAAGATGCTTCTTTCCAGATATCTGAGGAGAGAGAGGGGAGAAGATATCACGAGCTATCTCTCACTTCCCGAAGAGCTGACGATCCGGGAGATACCTCTTCCCGCTTCTTTCGAGGGGAGATCTCTCAGGGAGAGCGATTTTCGCGGAAGATTCCATCTCAACATACTCGCCGTTAAGAGAATCTTGGATAGAGGAGAGGAGGAAAGACTTCAACCGGAACCGGAATTGATCTTGAAGAAGAACGATATCCTAGTCGTTCTGGGACGCCTCAGAGACATTAACAAGTTCCTGAGCAATTGACACCTTCCTCTCCCCTCTTCTCCATTGATCCGGAGAACAACGGTGTCGCCATCGATGACCTTCTTTACGTAAGCTATATCTCTCCGCTGAGCATGATCCAGCGTGATAGAGCCGGAGCTCAGGACCATAAAAGCGATGATGAATAGACTTGTTTCGAAGACTTTCATCTATACGGAAGAGTATTTTCAGGATCTGTCGGGAGACTATCATCGCGGCAAATGCGGTCTTCTATAAAATTGGTGGAGCTGACGGGGATCGAACCCGTGACCTCTTGAATGCCATTCAAGCGCGCTCCCAGCTGCGCCACAGCCCCACCGATTCAGATTGCAGATATGATACTACATAGGAGCCAAATTTAAAATGATCAGAATTCTAGAACGATATAGCAAGATTCGGGAATTCTCGCCCCCTATTTCATTCTCCCGATGAATAGTGGTCGTTCTCTTCGTTGTCTTCCGACCGGTCAGGCTCTCCACCTTTTGAAGAAACAGCCTTAGAGCCCATGCTGGAGTTCCCCTTTGTTCCTTTCTCTCTCGAGATTTCCA is a genomic window of Acidobacteriota bacterium containing:
- a CDS encoding response regulator, encoding MDKKKIIIVDDEKDIRELVTEVMIGEGFEVDAAATGHEALDLVKNNIYDVAIIDFNLPDMDGLTLHHEFKVMDKELADNTIFISGLIQSKDNLDYFFTHSAGFLPKPFRIKDLIFSIKKLVE
- a CDS encoding ClcB-like voltage-gated chloride channel protein, whose product is MKKGRLSSISRLLKLKDAIHPEENTWFFLLVLAIGFCGGLGAILFRSCSSLLMRFYSGSFELSLLDIAMKLSPVMKILVPAMGGLIAGLVIHLWLKGRKGEGISEIMEALSLKGGSIPLKNVFFKSISSVFLISTGGSVGREGPIVQLGAAFASGIGDFLNVPRDKLRILIGCGVAAGMSAAYNAPIGASFFVMEIIIGNFAMEVFGPLVLSSIVATLVSRTFMGAGPLYAIPHLYMLNPWELLVYALLGLACTLVANLFIVSLPFFERILNVISLPLYIRLAAGGVFLGFMAFTTPQVWGNGYEGVTQILNGEILLRSIASLLLMKILATCITVGSGGSGGIFTPTLFLGACLGGIFGNIMNSYIPEISGPAGGYALAGMGGTIAALTHAPITAILILFEMTQEYDMILPLMLTCAIAGLSSRALKKESFYTEKLSQRGIKLELEFEEIALRSIRVEDIMRKDVRLTPQDAPLEDVMRSFLAGRSNYLYVGDSAGNFIGVIDLHDIKESLAEREPKELVIAWDLAKEVPTVTARDSIADIMEKFWFQEMGHLPVIEGNGSRKFLGIITRRDVIGAFDREILKRKMLLSRYLRRERGEDITSYLSLPEELTIREIPLPASFEGRSLRESDFRGRFHLNILAVKRILDRGEEERLQPEPELILKKNDILVVLGRLRDINKFLSN